In Candidatus Rokuibacteriota bacterium, the following proteins share a genomic window:
- a CDS encoding M48 family metalloprotease: MRLLLFAVLALVLAGCASAKRPELRGATPEEQANVDATLTPLIQVSGLCRPKEPCAVGLAIEVRQRIHVAAGPASQKKFALRITTGALRSLQPSELQSALAHELGHVQLGHFESREVRHQAERSTQAAVNGASDEVVRASRASDREEEFAADRYAVELLDRLPGDPGRGCTDMLLLLERLDLEQLTPGWANWLSTHPTPAARLQALQAECDKKP, translated from the coding sequence ATGAGACTTCTTTTGTTTGCCGTCCTGGCCTTGGTGCTCGCGGGGTGTGCCTCTGCGAAGCGGCCGGAGCTCAGGGGAGCCACCCCCGAGGAGCAGGCGAACGTGGACGCGACGCTGACGCCCCTCATCCAGGTTTCGGGCCTCTGCCGCCCCAAGGAGCCGTGCGCTGTCGGCCTCGCCATCGAGGTCCGGCAGAGGATTCACGTCGCGGCCGGTCCGGCCTCCCAGAAAAAGTTCGCGCTCCGGATCACGACGGGGGCGCTCCGGAGCCTCCAGCCCTCCGAGCTCCAGTCGGCGCTGGCCCACGAGCTTGGACACGTCCAGCTCGGCCACTTCGAGAGCCGGGAGGTGCGGCACCAGGCGGAGCGGTCTACTCAGGCCGCGGTGAACGGGGCCAGTGACGAGGTCGTGCGCGCGAGCCGCGCCTCTGACCGGGAGGAGGAGTTCGCCGCGGACCGTTACGCCGTCGAGCTGCTCGACCGGCTGCCGGGGGACCCGGGGCGAGGCTGCACGGACATGCTCCTGCTCCTCGAGCGCCTCGACCTGGAGCAGCTGACCCCCGGGTGGGCCAACTGGTTGAGCACGCACCCGACGCCGGCTGCCCGGCTCCAGGCCCTCCAGGCGGAGTGCGACAAGAAGCCATGA
- a CDS encoding polyhydroxyalkanoate synthesis regulator DNA-binding domain-containing protein, giving the protein MSYVIKRYSNRKLYDTQESRYVTLEELEELIRAGKEISVVDVSTGEDVTSVTLAQIILENERSRRAGLPTAFLHQLIKHGEAWQDFVQKSMKSSLEGIMSNQREAERVFRELASRAGTGWLPSTSGEGKAEKKAETPGEADALRSEVSALREKLRALEDRLEKKREK; this is encoded by the coding sequence ATGTCGTACGTGATCAAGCGCTACTCGAACCGCAAGCTCTACGACACCCAGGAAAGCCGGTACGTCACCCTGGAGGAGCTCGAAGAGCTCATCCGCGCGGGCAAGGAGATCTCGGTGGTGGACGTCTCCACCGGGGAAGACGTGACCTCGGTGACGCTCGCCCAGATAATCCTGGAGAACGAGCGCAGCCGGCGCGCCGGTTTGCCGACGGCCTTCCTGCACCAGCTCATCAAGCACGGCGAGGCGTGGCAGGACTTCGTCCAGAAGTCCATGAAGTCGAGCCTGGAAGGGATCATGTCGAACCAGCGAGAAGCCGAGCGCGTCTTCCGCGAGTTGGCCTCTCGCGCGGGCACGGGCTGGTTGCCGTCCACGTCCGGCGAGGGCAAGGCCGAGAAGAAGGCCGAGACGCCCGGCGAAGCCGACGCGCTCAGGAGCGAGGTTTCGGCTCTCCGGGAGAAGCTGCGCGCGCTCGAGGATCGGCTCGAGAAGAAGCGGGAGAAATAG